Within the Nitrospirota bacterium genome, the region TGGGCTTGTTTGACACCACGCAAAGTAAAATACCCTGTAATGCCTCCTCCCAAAATACTTCCAAGAATGGCGGCAATGATAGATATACAATTATTGTCATTCATATGGTTTTATCTCCTCGAATTAAGGAAAAGTTGTATGTCATCAAATTTGCCCTCTGTTCATTTATTCCTGCTACCAGCTTATGCCCTTTTCGCGTAGAAATTCTTGTGCAAGCTTATATCCCAGTCGTGCTGCTATTTGATAATCCTTCGTCGCTTGCTGATAGTTGCCGAGATCGTTATAAGCACTTCCCCGAATGAAATAAGCCCTTGCATGATCAGGCTTGAGTTCTATGGCTTTGGTGCAGTCATTAATTGCCTGCTGGTGGTTGCCTACGATTGCATAACAAACTCCCCGATTGTGATGAGCATTAGCATAATCAGGCATCAGTTCAATGGCTTTAGAAAAGTCATTTATTGCCTGCTGATAGTTACCAAGCTTGCTATAAGCTACGCCACGACTGTAATAAACCTCAGCATAATAAGCCTCAGTATAATAAGCATCAATATAATCAGGCATCAGTTCAATGGCTTTGGAAAACTCATTAATCGCCTGTTGGTGATTGCCTAATTCCAAATAAGCCCTTCCCCGAATGAAATAAGCCGCCCCATAATCAGGCTTGAGTTCTATGGCTTTGGTATATGCATCTAATGCTTCTTTCCATCGTTCAGCACTAGCAGCCTCATAGCCTTTATTAAACCACTCAACCGCAGTTAACCCCTGTATCGTCGCTTTATATTCCTGCTGAATTTTTTTGCTCGGCTGTTTATTGTTAGCTTTAGCAAGCTCTTTGTTTAGTCTCTCCACTTCTTTTGTCAGTTCTTCAGCCTTTTTTCTCGTCTCCTCAAGTTCTTTTCCCTTAAACGGCTCATCCATTATTTTCTTTAATGCCTTTGCTACTTCCTTCGGGTCTGCCGAGACTTTTGCTTTAAGCCAGTAGGTTTTCCCGTCCCATTTATCCTCTATAATCTCAGCGCCTACAATTCCTGCGCTGTAAGTCTTTACCTGTTCTTTTGTGAGTTTGAAATCTTTTACTTCTGTCTCGCTTATCAGATATGTTCCAAGTTCCTCAAGAAGCAACCTCTTTACCATCTCAAGCGAAATAGTCCTGCATGACGCCTTGCTGTCAAGCTCGCTCGCCTGATATGTGTATTCTTTTACAAAGGTAACTTTCTCGGCGTGGGATAATCCGGCAAACAGGAATATGCTGAAAACAACTACGAGAATAATTTTTATGAAATAGCGCATTTCATCCCTCAAATATCTAATGTAGTCTTTCATGAAATATAATCCCCTCCAGAATAAAAATCAAGGTAAAATTCACCTTCCCACTTTCGTGAAAATAACAAAGAGAATGTCTATTTAAACCCGATGGGATTGCCACGCTCCCGATAGTTGCTCGCAATGACAAAAAGGACTCCAGAAATTTTTAAATTAACTCCTCTTTGATATCCCCGGTGGGCTCTTCTTCTGGAGGAGAAAGCAGTTTGCTCAATTTCTTATCCCTGCCAATCAGTTTTGCAAGTTCAAAAGTTTTTTCTTTTTCGTCTGCGGTCATAAGACTCACCAGAGTCACAACATCACTTGAATCCTTGTACCCTGTAGACCTTAATTTCAAAGCCGTAAGATAAGGTTTAGTTACAACATTTAGAGGAATTCCTTCCATGCTAACTGCAGTACAAATCGCATCTAATTCCCATTTATACTTAGCCACTAAAAAATCTATTCTCATAAATTCGCCCATTTTGTCCTCAATGAATATGACATCATGTTTAAAGGGGTCATCCTGAATTTCACTGCCTTTTATCATTCGTGCTTCGAATCTCTCAGGAAGGGTTCTTAATAAAAGGCTATAAAAATCTGGGGCCGTGGGACCTTTTGCAGAGGAAAGAGCGCTTGAATAAACACAGAAGTCAATATCGAGGGTTGTTCTTTCAACGCCGTGCAGGACAGCGGCGTATCCCCCTATAAGTGCGATGTCTATATCAGCAGGGAATTTTTTGATAATGTCTTGGATTATTTTTAATGTATCTTCTATAGATTTCATATTCTGTTACACCTTCGGCTTTTGCCTTTATGGCGATAATCTCTGAAATGACTGCATATACAGCCTTCATCCTCTCAAGCGGCGAGAGCCTGAGAAATCTTTCCTGCCCACTTTTTCCACTTATATCCCTAACTGATTTCATATGACTGTATTATATCATTATGAAAGACTTATGAGAATAACCACCTCTCTGCCCTTGCCCAAAAATCTCTGTTTAGTGCAAAATATCAGACAAACTTATTTCCGAAAAAAATGTTTGATTCCAAAAGAGGGAGATTTTGTGTCAGTTAAGGTAGGTGTAATAGGGACAGGCTATCTGGGACAGCACCATGCAAGGATATATTCAGAGATAGAAGGTGCAGAACTGACAGCGCTTATTGATATTGATGAAGAAAAGGCAAAAGTCCTTGCAGTTAAATATAACTGCAAAGCATATTCTGACTACAAAGATATTATTAATGAGCTTGATGCTGTAAGCATTGTCACTCCTACAATTTCGCATCACAAAATAGCGCTGGACTGCATAAAGGCAGGGAAAGACCTTCTGCTTGAAAAGCCGATAACAGTGAGCGTGGCTGAAGCAGATGAACTCATAAATGAAGCTGAAAAAAAGAATTGCATACTTCAGGTCGGGCATGTTGAGAGATATAACCCTGCTGTGATAGCCGTGTCAGGGCTGATAAAAAATCCCCGGTTCCTTGAGTCCGAGAGGGTGTCGCCTTTTACAGGCAGAAGCACTGATATAGATATAACGCTGGACCTCATGATACATGATATAGATATTATGCTCGGCTTTGCGGCTTCTCCTGTGAAGGAGATACGGGCGCGAGGCGCAAGCGTGCTGACGGACAAGATAGACGTTGCAAAAGTGTGGCTTGAATTTGAGAACGGGTGCGCAGCCATTGCAACGGCAAGCCGCCTGTCGCCTGAGAAACAGAGGAGGCTCAAGATTTTTCAGGAAGACTCATTCATTCATATTGATTATCAGAATCATGAGGTGAGGGTTTACTCTAAAAAAGGAGACAGTCTATCTTCTGATATAATACGGCCTGAGAAAAAAGAGCCGCTGAAAGAAGAGCTTATTGATTTTATCAGATGCGTGAAGGAGAGGAGAAAACCAATGGTCTCAGGCATAGAGGGCAGGAATGCGCTAAAGGTAGCGCTTGATATAACAGAAAAGATAAGAAAGGATTTGGGGAAATAAGAATGGTTCCAATGATAGACCTGAAAAAGGAATTTGCAGAGATTAAGGGAGAGGTCCTTGATATGCTCACAGAGGTACTGGAGAGTTCGCAGTATATCCTCGGCCCTAAGGTTGCTGAACTTGAAAAGAAGATTGCGGATTACCATAATGTCTCTTCTGCGATTGGCGTTGCTTCAGGCACGGATGCGCTTCACCTGAGCCTTGACGCATTTGGCATAGGAGAAGGGGACGAGGTTATTACAACACCGTTCACTTTTTTTGCTACTGCCGAGGCCATCCTCTACACTGGAGCGATTCCCGTATTCGTTGATATAGAGCCCGAGACTCTGAATATGGATGTCAGCCTGATAGAAAAAAAGATTACTTCAAGGACAAGGGCTATTATCCCTGTGCATATATTCGGGCATCCTGCTGATATGGATGCAATTCAGAAAATAGCAAAGAAGCATAACCTCAAGATAATTGAAGACTGCGCCCAGGCATTCGGCAGTACTATCAGGGATAAGAAAGCCGGAAGTTTTGGAGATGCCGGCTGTTTCAGTTTTTACCCAAGCAAAAATCTTGGCGCCTACGGTGACGGAGGCATAATAACGATTAACGACCTTGCTGTTGCCGGCAATATAAGGAAACTAAGGAATCACGGCTCTAAAGGAGCATACAAACACGAGACAATCGGATTCAACAGCAGGCTAGATGAAATACAGGCGGGGATATTACTCGTGAAGTTTAAGCGGATTGATGAATACAACAAAAAAAGAAGGCAGAAGGCTGTGCTTTATACGAAACTTCTGTCAGGCGCTGTAAAATGCCCTGTGGAAAAAGACGGCTTCTATCATGTGTATCATCAATATACGATTATGACTCCAAAGAGGGATGTTATTCAGGAAAAATTAAAGGCATCGGGCATTGCATCGGTTGTTTATTATCCTATTCCGCTTCACATGCAAGAGGCTCTGGGATTTCTTGGTTATAAAGAAGGCGATTTCCCTGTTACTGAAATGGCAGTTAGAGAAGTGCTCTCCCTGCCAATGTATCCCGGGCTTGAGGAAGAGACGGTAAAGAGGATTGCGGAGATAATAAGGGGTGCCGTTTAAAAAATTCCAACGGTTATGAGTACTGTCATGATAGTTACAGGCGAGAGTTCAGGCGAGTTATACGGTTCGCTTCTTGCAAAGGCTTTAAAGGCAAAATGCCCTGAGGCGCGTATAATCGGCATTGGCGGCGAGAGGATGAAAGAGGCCGGGGTGAATATTATAGCCGGGATAGCGAGCGGATTCGGCATCTCGGAGGCGTTTGCTTCATACAGGAGAATAAAAGAGACATTCAGGAAGGCTGTTAATGCAATAGAGGAATTCTCGCCAAAGGCCTTGGTTCTCATAGACTATCCCGAATTCAATATCAGGCTTGCAAAGGTTGCCAAGAAGAAAGGGATAAAAGTCCTATATTATGTAAGCCCTCAGGTGTGGGCCTGGCGGAAGGGCAGAGTAAAGACAATTGCAGAGGTGTCGGACAGGATTGCAGTGATACTGCCTTTTGAAGAAGAGATTTACAAGGGCACAGGCGTTCAATGCGAGTTTGTGGGACATCCTGTTCTTGAAGAAATAGAATCCATGACAGAAGACAGGGCCGGCCTGCGGAAAAATTCAGGGATAAATACAGACTCTCCTGTTATTGCCCTGCTTCCCGGCAGCAGGCCGCATGAGCTAAAGAGTCTTTTGCCTGTCATGATAGATGTAGTGAGAAACTTTAAAGCGGAGTTTCCTGACTACAATTGCCGGTTCATAATGCCGGTTGCGCCTAATGTTGATATTGAAAAATACCAAACCTATATCAGCAGGCTCAGAGATGAGGGAGTGGCAGTTGAAAAAGAGAATGCGGTGAAGGCGCTTTCAATGGCTGATATGGCTGTAATCGCATCAGGCACAGCCACATTACAGGCTGCATTCCTTGAAACGCCGATGGTTGTGATTTATAAGCTCTCTCTTTTTTCGTATTTTATCGGCAGGCTTATAGTTGATGTAAAATATATCTCGCTTATAAACTTGATTTCAGGCAGGGAAGTGGTAAGGGAACTGCTTCAGTCTCAGGCAGATGCAAAAAATATTATGAGAGAGCTGAAAGAGATTATGCTGAATAAAAATTACAGGGAACAGATGATAACCCGGTTCCGGACAGCAAGAGAAATGTTTAAAGGCAAACAGCCTTCAATGAGAGTGGCTGAAATGATATGTGAGATGACGGCATGAAAGACATTAAGAAAATTTTAAACCTCGCAAGGCCGTACTGGGGGAGAATAGCGCTTGCAGGTATGGGCAGTCTTGTAGTCTCAGGGATGAACGGATTTCTTGCCTGGCTTGCAAAACCTGCTGTTGACAAGTTATTCGTAGAGAAGAAAGCAGAATACCTTCCATTCATTGCTCTGGGTGTGCTCGCTGCGTATTCAATCAGAGGAATCTTTTCTTTCTTCCAGTCTTATCTCATGCGGTCTGCAGGCTCAAAGATTGTTAGAGACATAAGGGACAATCTCTACCGGCATACTACATCCCTTCCGATGAGTTTCTTCGGCAAGGACTCTACCGGAGCGATGATATCAAGGATAATAAATGATGCAGGCTCGATTCAGGGACTGCTTGCTTTCACAGTTAAAGACCTGTTTGTTGAGACCTGCACTATTATTGTGCTTGTCAGTGTTGCCATGTATATGCGGTGGGACCTGACATTGATAGCGGTCGTTGTTCTGCCCTTGGCGCTCTATGGCGTCTCAAGGCTTGGCAAGAGGCTTAAAAAAGTTAGCATGAGGGTTCAGGAAAAGATATCAAGAATAACAGAGATACTGTCAGAGACTTTTTCGGGGATTAAGATAATAAAGGCATTCAACAGGGAAGAGGAAGAGGTGTCACGCTTCAAGAGGAACAATCATGATTATTACAGAGAGCTCATGAGGTCTACAAGGATAATTGAGGCAACGTCTCTCATGATGGATATAGTTGCCGGGTTCGGAATCGCATTTGTGATATGGTACGGCGGAAGGCTCGTTGTGGATAAAACTATAACTCCAGGGGCCTTCTTCTCGTTCCTGACTGCGATATTTATGATATACACGCCTGCAAGGAGGCTCGTCGGCGTGCACAACTCTTTGCAGCAGGTAAAGGCGCCGCTTGAAAGGATTGACAAGGTTTTTGAGGAATCAAGAGAGAAGGAAGGGGAAGATGAGCTTGAAGGAATAAGCAAGGAAATAGTCTTCAGCAATGTATCATTCAGGTATGAGAACACCAAAGATGACGCGCTCGAGAACATAAACCTGAAGGTGGAAAAAGGAGAGATTATAGCTCTGGTCGGCAGAAGCGGGGCAGGCAAGACAACATTTGCTGACCTTCTGTCAAGATTTTATAGCCCGGCAAACGGCTCTATCAGCATAGATGGAATAAACATTTCTGATGTAACGCTGAAGTCCTTAAGGCAGTTAATCGGGATTGTCAGTCAGGACATAATACTCTTTAATGATACGGTCCGCGCAAATATAGCATACGGCAGAAAAGGGGCGGCCGAACAGGAGATAGCGGATGCGGCAAAGGCGGCATTCGCACATGATTTTATACTTGAACTGCCTCAAGGCTATGGCACAGTCATAGGAGAAAGGGGGATAAGGCTCTCAGGAGGGCAGAAACAGAGGCTCTCAATAGCAAGGGCGATACTTAAAAATCCTCCGATACTCGTTCTTGATGAAGCTACCTCGTCTCTTGATACCGCATCAGAGATGATGGTTCAGAAAGCGCTTGAAACACTAATGGAAGGCAGAACCACATTTGTTATTGCACACAGGTTATCGACTGTGCGAAGCGCGGACAGGATAATAGTATTTGACAAGGGGCGGATTGTTGAATCAGGAACTCACGATGAACTTTTAACTGCAAACGGTCTTTATAAAAAACTCTATGACCTTCAGTTTGATGATTCTAAAGCTGATTTATAGCTTTTTATATTCTATTGCATTATTCTTCATCCTGCCGTTTCAGTACAAGAAACGGCCAAAAGACTTAAGGCAAAGATGGCTCAGAGAAAAGTTTGGAACTTTTAACTTTTCACTTTCAACTTTCAACTCTTCACTTATCTGGATACATGCAGTCTCTGTGGGTGAGGTCATAGCGTCACTCCCTTTATTGGAAAAACTTAAAGTCAGATACCCTTCAGTCAGTTTAGTTCTCTCAACAATCACTGATACCGGACAGAAAGTAGCAATGGAAAAAGCTTCTGAAGGGACAAAAGTGATATATCTCCCCTTTGACCTCAACTTTATACTAAAGAGAACCTTCAAAAAAATACATCTCGATCTATTCATAACAATCGAAACCGAACTCTGGCCAAACCTGCTGATGACACTAAAGAAGCGCAAAATCCCTGCAGTTGTAATGAACGGCAGGATATCGGACGATTCATTTAAGGGATATAAGAAGATAAAATTTTTTATGCGCAGCATTATTAGTTGTGTGGACCTCTTCTGCATGCAGGATGCCGTGTATGCGGGAAGGATTAAAGAGCTTGGCGCTCAGGAAGAGAAGATACGGGTCATCGGCAGTTTTAAATTTGACACCGTGCCTTCTTTGGATATTCCGGAATGGACTAAGTTGCTTTCTCATCCTGTTATCATTGCAGGCAGCACGCATAGGGGAGAAGAAGATTTGATTGTCTCTTCCTATATTGAGTTGAAAAAAGATTTTCCCGGGTTAACCCTGATTATTGCACCGCGTCATCCTGAAAGGTTTAAAGAGGTGGAGGAATTGATAAAGGCAAAAGGTCTTTCCTATGTGAAAAGATCACAGCTTATTCACCCATTCACCGATTCACCCATTCACCAAATTATTATTCTTGATGCAGTAGGAGAGCTTGCATCAGTTTACGGTGTTTCGGATGTTGCTGTGATAGGCGGAAGTTTCATAGAGCACGGCGGGCAGAACCTTCTTGAGCCTGCCTTCTGGGCAAAACCTATAATATGCGGCCCGCACATGGAGAATTTCCCTTTTGCGAAAGAGTTCTATGAAAAGGGCGCTGCAATAGAGGCTGACAGTTCTACGCTCTACGAAAAACTAAAAGAACTGCTTCAGTCTCCAGAGAAAAAGA harbors:
- a CDS encoding tetratricopeptide repeat protein, producing the protein MKDYIRYLRDEMRYFIKIILVVVFSIFLFAGLSHAEKVTFVKEYTYQASELDSKASCRTISLEMVKRLLLEELGTYLISETEVKDFKLTKEQVKTYSAGIVGAEIIEDKWDGKTYWLKAKVSADPKEVAKALKKIMDEPFKGKELEETRKKAEELTKEVERLNKELAKANNKQPSKKIQQEYKATIQGLTAVEWFNKGYEAASAERWKEALDAYTKAIELKPDYGAAYFIRGRAYLELGNHQQAINEFSKAIELMPDYIDAYYTEAYYAEVYYSRGVAYSKLGNYQQAINDFSKAIELMPDYANAHHNRGVCYAIVGNHQQAINDCTKAIELKPDHARAYFIRGSAYNDLGNYQQATKDYQIAARLGYKLAQEFLREKGISW
- a CDS encoding Gfo/Idh/MocA family oxidoreductase translates to MSVKVGVIGTGYLGQHHARIYSEIEGAELTALIDIDEEKAKVLAVKYNCKAYSDYKDIINELDAVSIVTPTISHHKIALDCIKAGKDLLLEKPITVSVAEADELINEAEKKNCILQVGHVERYNPAVIAVSGLIKNPRFLESERVSPFTGRSTDIDITLDLMIHDIDIMLGFAASPVKEIRARGASVLTDKIDVAKVWLEFENGCAAIATASRLSPEKQRRLKIFQEDSFIHIDYQNHEVRVYSKKGDSLSSDIIRPEKKEPLKEELIDFIRCVKERRKPMVSGIEGRNALKVALDITEKIRKDLGK
- a CDS encoding DegT/DnrJ/EryC1/StrS family aminotransferase, with product MVPMIDLKKEFAEIKGEVLDMLTEVLESSQYILGPKVAELEKKIADYHNVSSAIGVASGTDALHLSLDAFGIGEGDEVITTPFTFFATAEAILYTGAIPVFVDIEPETLNMDVSLIEKKITSRTRAIIPVHIFGHPADMDAIQKIAKKHNLKIIEDCAQAFGSTIRDKKAGSFGDAGCFSFYPSKNLGAYGDGGIITINDLAVAGNIRKLRNHGSKGAYKHETIGFNSRLDEIQAGILLVKFKRIDEYNKKRRQKAVLYTKLLSGAVKCPVEKDGFYHVYHQYTIMTPKRDVIQEKLKASGIASVVYYPIPLHMQEALGFLGYKEGDFPVTEMAVREVLSLPMYPGLEEETVKRIAEIIRGAV
- the lpxB gene encoding lipid-A-disaccharide synthase — translated: MIVTGESSGELYGSLLAKALKAKCPEARIIGIGGERMKEAGVNIIAGIASGFGISEAFASYRRIKETFRKAVNAIEEFSPKALVLIDYPEFNIRLAKVAKKKGIKVLYYVSPQVWAWRKGRVKTIAEVSDRIAVILPFEEEIYKGTGVQCEFVGHPVLEEIESMTEDRAGLRKNSGINTDSPVIALLPGSRPHELKSLLPVMIDVVRNFKAEFPDYNCRFIMPVAPNVDIEKYQTYISRLRDEGVAVEKENAVKALSMADMAVIASGTATLQAAFLETPMVVIYKLSLFSYFIGRLIVDVKYISLINLISGREVVRELLQSQADAKNIMRELKEIMLNKNYREQMITRFRTAREMFKGKQPSMRVAEMICEMTA
- a CDS encoding ABC transporter ATP-binding protein translates to MKDIKKILNLARPYWGRIALAGMGSLVVSGMNGFLAWLAKPAVDKLFVEKKAEYLPFIALGVLAAYSIRGIFSFFQSYLMRSAGSKIVRDIRDNLYRHTTSLPMSFFGKDSTGAMISRIINDAGSIQGLLAFTVKDLFVETCTIIVLVSVAMYMRWDLTLIAVVVLPLALYGVSRLGKRLKKVSMRVQEKISRITEILSETFSGIKIIKAFNREEEEVSRFKRNNHDYYRELMRSTRIIEATSLMMDIVAGFGIAFVIWYGGRLVVDKTITPGAFFSFLTAIFMIYTPARRLVGVHNSLQQVKAPLERIDKVFEESREKEGEDELEGISKEIVFSNVSFRYENTKDDALENINLKVEKGEIIALVGRSGAGKTTFADLLSRFYSPANGSISIDGINISDVTLKSLRQLIGIVSQDIILFNDTVRANIAYGRKGAAEQEIADAAKAAFAHDFILELPQGYGTVIGERGIRLSGGQKQRLSIARAILKNPPILVLDEATSSLDTASEMMVQKALETLMEGRTTFVIAHRLSTVRSADRIIVFDKGRIVESGTHDELLTANGLYKKLYDLQFDDSKADL
- a CDS encoding 3-deoxy-D-manno-octulosonic acid transferase translates to MILKLIYSFLYSIALFFILPFQYKKRPKDLRQRWLREKFGTFNFSLSTFNSSLIWIHAVSVGEVIASLPLLEKLKVRYPSVSLVLSTITDTGQKVAMEKASEGTKVIYLPFDLNFILKRTFKKIHLDLFITIETELWPNLLMTLKKRKIPAVVMNGRISDDSFKGYKKIKFFMRSIISCVDLFCMQDAVYAGRIKELGAQEEKIRVIGSFKFDTVPSLDIPEWTKLLSHPVIIAGSTHRGEEDLIVSSYIELKKDFPGLTLIIAPRHPERFKEVEELIKAKGLSYVKRSQLIHPFTDSPIHQIIILDAVGELASVYGVSDVAVIGGSFIEHGGQNLLEPAFWAKPIICGPHMENFPFAKEFYEKGAAIEADSSTLYEKLKELLQSPEKKKSMGNKAKDLYNEKSGAVERAMKEIERFLRNEAG